The following are encoded together in the Streptomyces sp. NBC_01465 genome:
- a CDS encoding serine-threonine protein kinase → MTDTDVEPYREITFDKDGDVDPRERDLLATLDVTDLVMFAHGWNSSRQGATALYRRFFAPVPGLLAGAPGVRIGYAGIIWPSMVFADEPIPDFKHQSAVAAGPGLDPESQRSLMQFFPDRADTVERLAQLLDEQPEDRGAFDEFGLLVRQLVDVPVQSPDARFATDTDTDDGPQSDPAMLYEDTLTVCTLFADALAETGAAPEELFGGGLKRLWGGAKELLRQATYYAMKRRAGTVGQLGLGPLLGRLARARPGMRVHLVGHSQGARLVSFGLRGLPAGVGNVRSLTLLEGAFSHYAFAANGVLAGLQSRVAGPVVSCYSHFDTALGVIYPIASRLAGDSLGAVDDDPRWGAIGHDGIQSVDGTVRLTLQNALGLGGRFPTAGCVNIDAASVVRNGGPPGGAHTDICHEELAKVVLAAGRIGAV, encoded by the coding sequence ATGACAGACACGGATGTGGAGCCGTACCGGGAGATCACGTTCGACAAGGACGGCGACGTCGATCCCCGGGAGCGCGATCTGCTGGCCACGCTGGACGTCACGGACCTGGTGATGTTCGCGCACGGCTGGAACAGCAGCCGGCAGGGCGCCACCGCGCTCTACCGCCGGTTCTTCGCCCCGGTCCCCGGGCTGCTCGCGGGTGCCCCGGGGGTCCGGATCGGCTACGCGGGCATCATCTGGCCCTCCATGGTCTTCGCGGACGAGCCGATCCCGGACTTCAAGCACCAGTCGGCGGTGGCCGCGGGGCCGGGGCTCGACCCGGAGTCGCAGCGGTCGCTGATGCAGTTCTTCCCCGACCGTGCCGACACGGTCGAGCGGCTGGCGCAGCTCCTCGACGAGCAGCCCGAGGACCGGGGCGCGTTCGACGAATTCGGGCTGCTGGTACGGCAGTTGGTGGACGTACCGGTGCAGAGCCCGGACGCGCGCTTCGCCACCGACACGGACACGGACGACGGCCCCCAGAGCGATCCGGCCATGCTGTACGAGGACACCCTGACCGTCTGCACGCTCTTCGCCGACGCGCTGGCCGAGACCGGGGCCGCCCCCGAGGAACTCTTCGGCGGCGGGCTCAAGCGGCTGTGGGGCGGGGCGAAGGAGCTGCTGCGGCAGGCCACGTACTACGCGATGAAGCGGCGCGCCGGGACCGTCGGTCAGCTGGGACTCGGACCGCTGCTCGGGCGTCTCGCCCGGGCCAGGCCGGGGATGCGGGTACATCTGGTCGGGCACAGCCAGGGGGCGCGGCTGGTCTCGTTCGGGCTGCGCGGGCTGCCCGCCGGGGTGGGGAACGTACGGTCGCTGACACTGCTCGAAGGGGCCTTCTCGCACTACGCGTTCGCCGCGAACGGGGTCCTCGCGGGGCTGCAGTCGCGGGTGGCCGGCCCTGTGGTCAGCTGCTACTCGCACTTCGACACCGCGCTCGGAGTGATCTATCCGATCGCCTCGCGGCTGGCCGGCGACTCGTTGGGCGCCGTCGACGACGACCCGCGCTGGGGTGCGATCGGCCACGACGGGATCCAGTCCGTGGACGGGACCGTCCGGCTCACCCTGCAGAACGCGCTGGGTCTCGGCGGACGCTTCCCGACCGCGGGGTGCGTGAACATCGACGCGGCCTCGGTCGTACGCAACGGGGGCCCGCCCGGCGGCGCGCACACCGACATCTGCCACGAGGAGCTGGCGAAGGTGGTGCTGGCGGCGGGCCGGATCGGTGCTGTGTGA
- the soxR gene encoding redox-sensitive transcriptional activator SoxR has product MPQIPEKIHELTVGQLSARSGAAVSALHFYEAKGLISSRRTSGNQRRYSRDALRRVAFVRAAQRVGIPLATIRDALAQLPEERTPNKEDWARLSEAWRSELDERINRLGRLRDHLTDCIGCGCLSLETCVLSNPDDVTGERLTGSRLSPERLKS; this is encoded by the coding sequence GTGCCGCAGATTCCAGAGAAGATCCACGAGCTCACGGTCGGCCAGCTGTCCGCACGCAGCGGCGCCGCCGTCTCCGCCCTCCACTTCTACGAGGCCAAGGGCCTGATCAGCAGCCGCAGGACCTCGGGCAACCAGCGCCGCTACAGCCGCGACGCCCTGCGCCGCGTCGCCTTCGTCCGCGCCGCACAGCGCGTCGGCATCCCGCTGGCCACGATCAGGGACGCCCTCGCTCAACTCCCCGAGGAGCGCACCCCCAACAAGGAGGACTGGGCACGCCTCTCCGAGGCCTGGCGCTCCGAACTCGACGAGCGGATCAACCGCCTCGGCCGGCTCCGCGACCATCTCACCGACTGCATCGGCTGCGGCTGTCTCTCCCTGGAGACCTGTGTCCTGTCCAACCCGGACGACGTCACCGGCGAGCGCCTCACCGGCTCGCGTCTCTCCCCGGAACGCCTCAAGTCGTAG
- a CDS encoding MaoC family dehydratase, giving the protein MAEPRIFTSAEELRAGVGEQLGHSDWLEIEQKRIDLFAEATGDHQWIHVDAEKAAAGPFGTTIAHGYLTLSLLPALVPQVLRVEGMKMGINYGTNKVRFPSTVPVGSRLRATAVLTDVTEAGGGVQVTAAVTIEREGGDKPVCVAESVSRYYF; this is encoded by the coding sequence ATGGCAGAGCCGAGGATCTTCACGTCGGCGGAGGAGCTGCGGGCCGGGGTCGGCGAGCAGCTGGGGCACAGCGACTGGCTGGAGATCGAGCAGAAGCGGATCGACCTGTTCGCGGAGGCCACCGGTGACCACCAGTGGATCCACGTGGACGCGGAGAAGGCCGCCGCGGGCCCGTTCGGGACGACGATCGCGCACGGCTATCTGACGCTGTCGCTGCTGCCCGCGCTCGTTCCGCAGGTCCTGCGGGTCGAGGGCATGAAGATGGGCATCAACTACGGCACCAACAAGGTCCGTTTCCCCTCCACCGTGCCGGTCGGCTCGCGGCTGCGCGCGACGGCCGTGCTGACCGACGTCACGGAGGCGGGCGGCGGCGTGCAGGTGACGGCGGCGGTCACGATCGAGCGCGAGGGCGGCGACAAGCCGGTCTGCGTCGCCGAGTCGGTGTCGCGCTACTACTTCTGA
- a CDS encoding SDR family oxidoreductase — translation MSTVQGAGVVVTGAGGGIGAALARRFAAEGARVVVNDLDPDKTKASAEAIGAIALPGDASGIVAEAREALGGTIDIYCANAGLGSGGDAFADEDVWASAWDVNVMAHVRAARELLPDWLERGEGRFVSTVSAAGLLTMIGAAPYSVTKHGALAFAEWLALTYRHRGLKVHAICPQGVRTDMLTASGSAGDLVLTPTAIEPEDVADALFTAIAEDRFLVLPHPEVAGYYQARAADPDRWIGNMNHLQQKWEGAGK, via the coding sequence ATGAGTACGGTCCAGGGCGCGGGCGTCGTGGTCACAGGAGCGGGCGGCGGGATCGGGGCCGCGCTGGCCCGCCGGTTCGCCGCCGAGGGAGCCAGAGTCGTGGTCAACGATCTGGACCCGGACAAGACCAAGGCGTCGGCCGAGGCGATCGGAGCGATCGCGCTCCCCGGAGACGCCTCCGGGATCGTCGCCGAGGCGCGCGAGGCGCTCGGCGGGACCATCGACATCTACTGCGCCAACGCCGGCCTCGGCTCGGGCGGCGACGCCTTCGCCGACGAGGACGTCTGGGCCTCCGCCTGGGACGTGAACGTGATGGCCCACGTACGGGCGGCCCGAGAGCTCCTTCCCGACTGGCTGGAGCGCGGCGAGGGCCGTTTCGTCTCCACCGTCTCGGCCGCGGGGCTGCTGACCATGATCGGCGCGGCGCCGTACAGCGTCACCAAGCACGGAGCCCTCGCCTTCGCCGAGTGGCTCGCGCTCACCTACCGCCACCGGGGTCTGAAGGTCCACGCGATCTGTCCGCAGGGTGTCCGCACCGACATGCTCACGGCGTCCGGCTCGGCGGGCGACCTCGTCCTGACACCGACCGCCATCGAGCCCGAGGACGTCGCCGACGCGCTCTTCACGGCGATCGCCGAGGACCGCTTCCTGGTCCTGCCGCACCCCGAGGTCGCGGGCTACTACCAGGCGCGGGCGGCCGACCCCGACCGCTGGATCGGCAATATGAACCACCTGCAGCAGAAGTGGGAAGGGGCGGGCAAGTGA
- a CDS encoding TetR/AcrR family transcriptional regulator: MGTAEETVGGEEKPWAEVGPEAARRLLVAAVEAFAERGYHATTTRDIAGRAGMSPAALYIHYKTKEELLHRISRIGHEKALEILETAADAEGTAADRLASAVRSFVRWHAGHHMTARVVQYELDALGPEHRTEIIELRRRSDAAVRRIINDGVEAGEFDVPYVPGTTLAVLSLCIDVARWFNTEGRRTPDEVGAFYADLVLRMVSARRPDAAQK, encoded by the coding sequence ATGGGCACGGCGGAGGAGACAGTCGGCGGCGAGGAGAAGCCGTGGGCGGAGGTCGGCCCCGAGGCCGCCCGGAGGCTGCTCGTCGCCGCCGTCGAGGCCTTCGCCGAGCGCGGGTACCACGCGACCACCACCCGTGACATCGCGGGCCGCGCGGGCATGAGCCCCGCCGCGCTCTACATCCACTACAAGACCAAGGAAGAGCTGCTCCACCGGATCAGCCGGATCGGCCACGAGAAGGCCCTGGAGATCCTGGAGACGGCCGCGGACGCCGAAGGCACCGCCGCCGACCGGCTCGCCTCGGCCGTACGGAGCTTCGTACGCTGGCACGCCGGCCACCACATGACGGCCCGCGTCGTCCAGTACGAGCTCGACGCACTGGGCCCCGAGCACCGCACCGAGATCATCGAACTGCGCCGCCGCAGCGACGCTGCCGTGCGCCGCATCATCAACGACGGTGTGGAAGCAGGGGAGTTCGACGTCCCCTACGTCCCCGGCACCACCCTCGCCGTGCTCTCGCTCTGCATCGACGTCGCCCGCTGGTTCAACACCGAGGGCCGCAGAACGCCCGACGAGGTCGGCGCGTTCTATGCCGACCTCGTCCTGCGGATGGTCTCGGCCCGCAGGCCGGACGCCGCTCAGAAGTAG
- a CDS encoding YiaA/YiaB family inner membrane protein encodes MSETPVKQQNTTAYYGQAVASFALALGATAVGIFQLDASSWVRAFLAIAVLYLTTSAFTLAKVVRDRQEAGQIVSRVDQARLEKLLAEHDPFQKL; translated from the coding sequence ATGAGTGAGACACCGGTCAAGCAGCAGAACACGACGGCGTACTACGGACAGGCCGTCGCCTCCTTCGCCCTCGCCCTGGGCGCCACGGCCGTCGGCATCTTCCAGCTGGACGCCAGCTCCTGGGTGCGCGCCTTCCTGGCCATCGCGGTCCTCTACCTCACCACCTCCGCATTCACCCTCGCCAAGGTGGTCAGGGACCGCCAGGAAGCCGGCCAGATCGTCAGCCGCGTCGACCAGGCCCGCCTGGAGAAGCTCCTCGCCGAGCACGACCCCTTCCAGAAGCTGTAA
- a CDS encoding exo-beta-N-acetylmuramidase NamZ family protein → MSLSRRGLLAASGAVGAAGVVTSGAGTAAAHGRVRTGFDRLAADGYRLLAGQKVGIVTNPTGTTQDVRHIVDVMHPDPRVNLTAVFGPEHGFRGTAQAGGSEGRYDDPATGLPVYDTYTKSGQPLADIFTASGVDTVVFDIQDAGARFYTYIWTLYDCMEAAALAGKRFVVLDRPNPVTGRAALGPVMHPEFATFVGRKPISQAHGMTVTELARLFNGEYLAQPVELETVAMSGWRRRDFFDATGLPWVPPSPNMPTPDTALVYSGTCLFEGTNLSEGRGTTRPFELLGAEGIDGKWAAAANALGLDGVRFREAYFAPTFSKFQGKTVGGVQLHVQDRESFDPVRTAIGLLVTAQQVWDGFAWRSDNWIDKLTGSTQVRTLIDAGASTDEVVAAWQGELAAFRAVRKRYLAYH, encoded by the coding sequence GTGAGCCTGTCCAGAAGGGGATTGCTGGCCGCGAGCGGCGCGGTCGGCGCCGCGGGTGTCGTGACATCCGGTGCGGGTACGGCCGCCGCGCACGGGCGGGTGCGGACCGGTTTCGACCGGCTGGCCGCCGACGGGTACCGGCTGCTGGCCGGGCAGAAGGTCGGCATCGTCACCAACCCGACCGGCACCACCCAGGACGTGCGCCACATCGTCGACGTCATGCACCCCGACCCCCGGGTGAACCTGACCGCGGTCTTCGGGCCCGAGCACGGGTTCCGGGGCACCGCGCAGGCGGGCGGGTCCGAGGGGCGCTACGACGACCCGGCGACGGGGCTGCCGGTCTACGACACGTACACCAAGAGCGGGCAGCCCCTCGCGGACATCTTCACCGCGTCCGGCGTGGACACCGTCGTGTTCGACATCCAGGACGCGGGCGCGCGCTTCTACACGTACATCTGGACGCTGTACGACTGCATGGAGGCGGCCGCGCTCGCCGGCAAGCGCTTCGTCGTCCTGGACCGGCCCAACCCGGTGACCGGGCGGGCGGCGCTGGGGCCCGTCATGCACCCGGAGTTCGCGACGTTCGTCGGGCGCAAGCCCATCTCGCAGGCGCACGGCATGACGGTCACCGAGCTGGCACGCCTCTTCAACGGCGAGTATCTGGCGCAGCCGGTGGAGCTGGAGACCGTGGCCATGTCGGGGTGGCGGCGGCGCGACTTCTTCGACGCGACTGGGCTGCCGTGGGTGCCGCCGAGCCCGAACATGCCGACGCCCGACACGGCGCTGGTCTACTCGGGCACCTGCCTCTTCGAGGGGACGAACCTCTCCGAAGGGCGCGGTACGACAAGGCCGTTCGAGCTCCTGGGCGCGGAAGGCATCGACGGGAAGTGGGCCGCGGCAGCGAACGCGCTCGGCCTGGACGGGGTGCGCTTCCGGGAGGCGTACTTCGCTCCGACCTTCTCCAAGTTCCAGGGCAAGACGGTCGGCGGGGTCCAGCTCCACGTCCAGGACCGGGAGTCGTTCGACCCGGTGCGCACCGCGATCGGGCTGCTGGTGACCGCCCAGCAGGTCTGGGACGGATTCGCCTGGCGGTCCGACAACTGGATCGACAAACTGACGGGTTCCACGCAGGTCCGCACCCTGATCGACGCGGGGGCCTCCACCGACGAGGTCGTCGCCGCCTGGCAGGGCGAACTGGCCGCGTTCCGGGCCGTACGGAAGCGGTATCTGGCCTATCACTGA
- a CDS encoding penicillin acylase family protein, protein MRPRTAKLRTAVAATVFALGTALLAPLPQATAADPAPAGDYCAGQCNDILPPGENGNATLAAILAHRALGTRPAHSADQMGPYDALAAGAGSLTDAKLSDFFNDASFGVPSDQVESVTKPRDDVSITRDKKTGVPHIKGTTRYGTEFGAGYAAGQDRLWLMDLFRHIGRGELTSFAGGALANQGLEQEFWPQAPYTEADLQDQVDYIATTQGERGKQAMADAQAYVDGINAYRQKSKDGRYFPGEYVLTGKIDAITNAGEIQPFKVTDMIALASVVGGLFGGGGGGEVQSAISLLAAQQKYGVEEGTKVWESFRMRNDPEATLTVHDGTSFPYAGKPANPRGAAMPDPGSVKSEPLVYDRTGGAKTAAETPVKAPKALKPLQGIYDNGVLPADLFSQKKGMSNALVVSGQHTASGNPIAVFGPQTGYFLPQLLMLQELQGPGISARGVSFAGVGMYIQLGRGQDYAWSATSAGQDITDTYALELCQDDTHYLYRGVCTPMEKMERTNSWKPTLADSTAAGSYRMQVWRTKYGIVTHRATVGGKPVAYTSLRSTYRHEADSIVGFQMLNDPSYVTDAKTFQQAADHIGYAFNWFYADSREAAYFNSGMNPVRADGVDASFPVKAEQAYEWKGFDPVRNTMELTPAAQHPQSVGQDYYVSWNNKQAKEFTSAGFGNGPVHRVDLLGDRVAALVQQGGVTRASLTRAMAQAAVTDLRGEDVLPELLKVLRSKPVTDPAAAQAIQLLESWSADGTQRKENAQSSHVYTHPDAVRIMDAWWPLLVESEFKPQLGDDLYTKLTANLSVDQAPSASQGPTGGHAGSAFQYGWWSYVDKDIRTVLGKPVKGWLPTSLCGGGDLSACRDALLTTLTRAAAKTPAQVYPGDDSCSAGDQWCSDAIIHRPLGGLKFWPMQWQNRPTYQQVVEFPSHR, encoded by the coding sequence ATGCGACCACGCACCGCAAAGCTCAGAACTGCCGTCGCGGCAACGGTGTTTGCCCTCGGTACGGCACTCCTCGCCCCCCTGCCGCAGGCGACCGCGGCGGATCCGGCGCCCGCCGGCGACTACTGCGCGGGGCAGTGCAACGACATCCTGCCGCCCGGTGAGAACGGCAACGCCACCCTCGCCGCGATCCTCGCCCACCGCGCGCTCGGCACCCGCCCCGCCCACAGCGCCGACCAGATGGGCCCCTACGACGCCCTCGCGGCCGGGGCCGGCTCCCTCACCGACGCGAAGTTGAGCGACTTCTTCAACGACGCCTCCTTCGGCGTCCCCTCCGACCAGGTCGAGTCCGTCACCAAGCCCCGCGACGACGTCTCCATCACCCGCGACAAGAAGACCGGCGTCCCGCACATCAAGGGCACCACCCGCTACGGAACCGAGTTCGGCGCCGGCTACGCGGCCGGCCAGGACCGCCTCTGGCTCATGGACCTCTTCCGCCACATCGGCCGCGGCGAGCTCACCTCCTTCGCGGGCGGCGCGCTGGCCAACCAGGGCCTGGAGCAGGAGTTCTGGCCGCAGGCCCCGTACACGGAAGCGGACCTCCAGGACCAGGTCGACTACATCGCCACCACCCAGGGCGAGCGCGGCAAGCAGGCCATGGCCGACGCGCAGGCGTACGTCGACGGCATCAACGCCTACCGCCAGAAGTCCAAGGACGGCCGCTACTTCCCCGGCGAGTACGTCCTCACCGGCAAGATCGACGCGATCACCAACGCCGGTGAGATCCAGCCCTTCAAGGTCACCGACATGATCGCGCTCGCGTCGGTCGTCGGCGGTCTCTTCGGCGGCGGCGGAGGCGGCGAGGTCCAGTCCGCGATCTCGCTGCTCGCCGCCCAGCAGAAGTACGGCGTCGAGGAGGGCACCAAGGTCTGGGAGTCCTTCCGGATGCGCAACGACCCGGAGGCCACGCTCACCGTCCACGACGGCACCAGCTTCCCGTACGCGGGCAAGCCGGCGAACCCGCGCGGCGCGGCGATGCCCGACCCCGGTTCGGTGAAGTCCGAACCCCTCGTCTACGACCGCACGGGCGGCGCCAAGACGGCCGCCGAGACCCCGGTCAAGGCCCCGAAAGCGCTCAAGCCGCTCCAGGGCATCTACGACAACGGGGTGCTCCCCGCCGACCTGTTCAGCCAGAAGAAGGGCATGTCGAATGCCCTCGTCGTCTCAGGTCAGCACACCGCGAGCGGAAACCCGATCGCCGTCTTCGGCCCGCAGACCGGGTACTTCCTGCCCCAGCTCCTGATGCTCCAGGAGCTCCAGGGCCCGGGCATCAGCGCCCGGGGCGTCTCCTTCGCGGGCGTCGGCATGTACATCCAGCTGGGCCGCGGCCAGGACTACGCCTGGTCCGCCACCTCGGCGGGCCAGGACATCACCGACACCTACGCCCTCGAGCTCTGCCAGGACGACACCCACTACCTCTACCGGGGCGTCTGCACCCCCATGGAGAAGATGGAGCGCACCAACTCCTGGAAGCCCACGCTCGCCGACTCGACGGCCGCGGGCTCCTACCGGATGCAGGTCTGGCGCACGAAGTACGGCATCGTCACCCACCGCGCCACGGTCGGCGGCAAGCCCGTCGCGTACACCTCGCTGCGCTCCACCTACCGCCACGAGGCCGACTCCATCGTCGGCTTCCAGATGCTCAACGACCCCTCGTACGTGACGGACGCCAAGACCTTCCAGCAGGCCGCCGACCACATCGGCTACGCCTTCAACTGGTTCTACGCGGACTCCCGCGAGGCGGCGTACTTCAACAGCGGGATGAACCCGGTGCGCGCCGACGGCGTCGACGCGTCCTTCCCGGTCAAGGCCGAGCAGGCGTATGAGTGGAAGGGCTTCGACCCCGTACGCAACACCATGGAGCTCACCCCGGCCGCCCAGCACCCGCAGTCCGTCGGCCAGGACTACTACGTCTCGTGGAACAACAAGCAGGCCAAGGAGTTCACTTCGGCCGGTTTCGGCAACGGCCCCGTCCACCGCGTCGACCTCCTGGGCGACCGCGTCGCGGCCCTCGTGCAGCAGGGCGGCGTCACCCGCGCTTCGCTCACCCGGGCGATGGCGCAGGCCGCCGTCACCGATCTGCGCGGCGAGGACGTCCTGCCCGAGTTGCTGAAGGTCCTGCGCTCCAAGCCGGTCACCGACCCGGCCGCAGCCCAGGCGATCCAGCTGCTTGAGTCCTGGTCGGCCGACGGAACCCAGCGCAAGGAGAACGCCCAGAGTTCGCACGTCTACACGCACCCGGACGCGGTCCGCATCATGGACGCATGGTGGCCGCTGCTCGTGGAGTCGGAGTTCAAGCCGCAGCTCGGCGACGACCTGTACACGAAGCTCACGGCCAACCTCTCCGTCGACCAGGCACCCTCCGCGAGCCAGGGCCCCACGGGCGGTCATGCCGGATCGGCCTTCCAGTACGGCTGGTGGAGCTATGTCGACAAGGACATCCGTACGGTGCTCGGGAAGCCGGTCAAGGGCTGGCTCCCCACCTCCCTCTGCGGAGGCGGCGACCTGAGCGCCTGCCGCGACGCGCTGCTCACCACGCTCACCCGGGCCGCGGCCAAGACCCCGGCCCAGGTGTACCCCGGGGACGACAGCTGTTCCGCCGGTGACCAGTGGTGCTCGGACGCGATCATCCACCGTCCGCTGGGCGGCCTGAAGTTCTGGCCGATGCAGTGGCAGAACCGTCCGACGTACCAGCAGGTCGTCGAATTCCCCTCCCACCGCTAG
- a CDS encoding class I adenylate-forming enzyme family protein, translating to MTSTAPASIYAAKPWLGRLSEAQRAPLDPRPTVLHAFRDSVAGSPDHPAIAYFDGRLTYRETDALSDSVAGHLAAEGIRQGDRVAIMLQNSPHFVLALLGAWKAGAVVVPLNPMYKSGEVGHVLRDAEVSALICSDRAWDSYLRETAADSPVRTALTACERDLQTRNDERVLGFDRLEQAADAADLLAVARQGHPAPDDRELAATDVALISYTSGTSGTPKGAMNAHGNIMINAERQRTGHPIPEGAAYFALAPLFHITGMVCELATALANAGTLVLAYRFHPGVVLDAFLEHRPAYTVGPSTAFMALAATPGATPDHFSSFQVISSGGAPVPPALVEKFRAGFGPYIRNGYGLTECTAPCAAVPPEHEAPVDPVSGTLSVGVPGPDTVVRIVDENGDDVPFGEQGEIAVRGPQVVSGYWRLPEATEAAFPDGELRTGDIGFMDPDGWLYVVDRKKDMINASGFKVWPREVEDVIYTHPAVREAAVVGIPDAYRGESVKAYVSLRPGAELEPGDLSAYCKERLAAYKYPREVEILPELPKTASGKILRRELRSPH from the coding sequence GTGACCAGCACAGCACCGGCGTCGATCTACGCGGCCAAGCCCTGGCTCGGCCGCCTCAGCGAGGCCCAGCGCGCCCCGCTCGACCCCCGCCCCACCGTCCTGCACGCCTTCCGCGACAGCGTGGCCGGCTCCCCGGACCACCCCGCGATCGCCTACTTCGACGGCCGCCTCACCTACCGCGAGACCGACGCCCTCTCCGACTCGGTCGCGGGCCACCTCGCCGCCGAGGGGATCCGGCAGGGCGACCGCGTCGCGATCATGCTGCAGAACAGCCCGCACTTCGTGCTCGCGCTGCTCGGCGCCTGGAAGGCCGGGGCGGTCGTGGTGCCGCTCAACCCGATGTACAAGTCGGGCGAGGTCGGCCATGTCCTGCGCGACGCCGAGGTCTCGGCCCTGATCTGCTCGGACCGCGCCTGGGATTCCTACCTGCGCGAGACGGCAGCCGACTCCCCGGTCCGTACGGCCCTCACCGCCTGCGAACGCGACCTCCAGACGCGCAACGACGAGCGCGTCCTCGGCTTCGACCGCCTGGAGCAGGCAGCCGACGCGGCGGACCTCCTGGCGGTGGCCCGCCAGGGCCACCCGGCACCCGACGACCGCGAACTGGCGGCCACCGACGTGGCGTTGATCAGCTACACGTCCGGCACGAGCGGCACCCCCAAGGGTGCCATGAACGCCCACGGCAACATCATGATCAACGCCGAACGCCAGCGCACCGGCCACCCCATACCCGAGGGTGCGGCCTACTTCGCCCTGGCCCCGCTCTTCCACATCACCGGCATGGTCTGCGAGCTGGCCACCGCCCTCGCCAACGCGGGCACCCTGGTGCTGGCCTACCGCTTCCACCCGGGCGTCGTACTGGACGCGTTCCTCGAACACCGCCCCGCCTACACCGTGGGCCCCTCGACCGCCTTCATGGCGCTCGCCGCGACCCCGGGCGCGACCCCCGACCACTTCTCCTCCTTCCAGGTGATCTCCTCGGGCGGGGCGCCGGTCCCGCCGGCCCTGGTGGAGAAGTTCCGGGCGGGCTTCGGCCCGTACATCCGCAACGGGTACGGACTCACCGAGTGCACCGCGCCCTGCGCGGCGGTCCCGCCGGAGCACGAGGCCCCGGTCGACCCGGTCTCCGGCACGCTCTCCGTGGGCGTTCCCGGACCCGACACGGTCGTCCGTATCGTCGACGAGAACGGCGACGACGTCCCCTTCGGCGAACAGGGCGAGATCGCGGTACGCGGCCCCCAGGTGGTCTCCGGCTACTGGCGTCTGCCCGAGGCGACGGAAGCGGCCTTCCCCGACGGGGAGTTGAGGACCGGCGACATCGGCTTCATGGACCCCGACGGCTGGCTGTACGTGGTCGACCGGAAGAAGGACATGATCAACGCGTCGGGCTTCAAGGTCTGGCCGCGCGAGGTAGAGGACGTCATCTACACGCACCCCGCGGTGCGCGAGGCGGCGGTCGTGGGGATCCCGGACGCGTACCGGGGAGAGTCGGTGAAGGCGTACGTCAGCCTGCGCCCGGGTGCCGAACTGGAGCCCGGGGACCTCTCCGCGTACTGCAAGGAACGCCTCGCCGCGTACAAGTACCCGCGCGAGGTGGAGATCCTGCCGGAGCTGCCGAAGACGGCGAGTGGGAAGATCCTCAGGCGGGAACTGCGTTCCCCCCACTGA
- a CDS encoding acyl-CoA dehydrogenase family protein — MNLELSEEQSAVRQLAKDFVDREITPHVIEWDRAENVDRAIVKKLGALGFLGLTIPEEYGGSGGDHLSYCLVTEELGRGDSSVRGIVSVSLGLVAKTIAHWGTEAQKNDYLPGLTSGELIGCFGLTEPGTGSDAGNLTTRAVRDGDDYVINGSKMFITNGTWADVVLLFARSTDAPGHKGVSAFLVPTSAPGLTRTTIHGKLGLRGQATAELNFEDVRVPASAMMAPEGKGFSVAMSALAKGRMSVAAGCVGIAQAALDCALTYATEREQFGKTIAHHQLVQEMLTDIAVDVDAARLLTWRVADLIDRGKPFVTEASTAKLFASEAAVRAANNALQVFGGYGFIDEYPAGKLLRDARVMTLYEGTSQIQKLVIGRALTGVSAF, encoded by the coding sequence ATGAACCTGGAGCTCAGCGAGGAGCAGTCCGCAGTCCGGCAGCTCGCGAAAGACTTCGTCGACCGCGAGATCACTCCCCACGTGATCGAGTGGGACCGCGCCGAGAACGTGGACCGTGCCATCGTCAAGAAGCTCGGCGCCCTCGGCTTCCTGGGCCTGACGATCCCCGAGGAGTACGGCGGCTCCGGCGGCGACCACCTCTCCTACTGCCTCGTCACCGAAGAACTCGGCCGCGGCGACTCCTCGGTCCGCGGCATCGTCTCCGTCTCCCTCGGCCTCGTCGCCAAGACGATCGCCCACTGGGGCACCGAGGCCCAGAAGAACGACTACCTCCCCGGCCTCACCTCCGGCGAACTGATCGGCTGCTTCGGCCTCACGGAGCCCGGCACCGGCTCCGACGCGGGCAACCTCACCACCCGCGCGGTCCGCGACGGCGACGACTACGTCATCAACGGCTCCAAGATGTTCATCACCAACGGCACCTGGGCCGACGTCGTCCTCCTCTTCGCCCGCTCCACCGACGCCCCCGGCCACAAGGGCGTCTCCGCCTTCCTGGTCCCCACCAGCGCCCCCGGCCTCACCCGCACCACCATCCACGGCAAGCTGGGCCTGCGCGGCCAGGCCACCGCCGAGCTGAACTTCGAGGACGTACGGGTCCCCGCCTCCGCGATGATGGCCCCCGAGGGCAAGGGCTTCTCGGTCGCGATGTCGGCCCTGGCCAAGGGCCGGATGTCGGTCGCCGCAGGCTGTGTGGGCATAGCCCAGGCGGCCCTGGACTGCGCGCTCACGTACGCCACGGAGCGCGAGCAGTTCGGAAAGACGATCGCCCACCACCAGCTGGTCCAGGAGATGCTCACGGACATCGCGGTGGACGTGGACGCGGCCCGCCTCCTCACCTGGCGCGTCGCCGACCTGATCGACCGCGGCAAGCCCTTCGTCACCGAGGCCTCGACGGCGAAGCTCTTCGCCTCGGAGGCGGCGGTACGGGCGGCCAACAACGCCCTGCAGGTCTTCGGCGGCTACGGCTTCATCGACGAGTACCCGGCGGGCAAGCTGCTCCGCGACGCCCGCGTGATGACGCTCTACGAGGGCACGAGCCAGATCCAGAAACTGGTCATCGGCCGCGCACTGACGGGAGTTTCGGCCTTCTGA